One Felis catus isolate Fca126 chromosome D2, F.catus_Fca126_mat1.0, whole genome shotgun sequence DNA window includes the following coding sequences:
- the FRAT2 gene encoding GSK-3-binding protein FRAT2, whose product MPCRREEEEEAGEEAEGEAEEEEEDSFLLLEQSVTLGGSGEVDLLVAQIGEALQLDAAQDSPASPCAPPGPPLQPPRPPAAVRADKARPPALPLLLPPAPAEAVGPAPPGALRCALGDRGRVRGRAAPYFVAELAAGPSALPGPCRRGWLRGATASRRLQQRRWPPTGTRAREDDPHRLLQQLVLSGNLIKEAVRRLQRAVAAVAATSPVGAAGPGGGRSGPDPVSLQPSGALH is encoded by the coding sequence ATGCCGTGtcggagggaggaggaagaggaagccgGCGAGGAAGCGGagggggaggcggaggaggaggaggaggacagctTCCTCCTGCTGGAGCAGTCGGTGACGCTGGGCGGCTCGGGCGAGGTGGACCTGCTGGTGGCCCAGATCGGCGAGGCGCTGCAGCTGGACGCGGCTCAGGACAGCCCGGCCTCCCCGTGCGCGCCCCCGGGGCCGCCGCTGCAGCCCCCGCGGCCCCCGGCGGCCGTGCGGGCGGACAAGGCCCGGCCCCCTGCGCTGCCACTGCTGCTGCCGCCCGCGCCGGCCGAGGCGGTGGGCCCGGCGCCCCCGGGGGCCCTGCGCTGCGCCCTCGGGGACCGCGGCCGCGTGCGGGGCCGGGCTGCGCCCTACTTCGTGGCCGAGCTCGCCGCAGGCCCCAGCGCTCTGCCCGGGCCGTGCCGGCGAGGTTGGCTGCGGGGCGCCACCGCCTCCCGCCGCCTGCAGCAGCGACGATGGCCCCCAACCGGGACGCGCGCCCGCGAAGACGACCCGCACCGGCTCCTGCAGCAGCTGGTGCTCTCGGGGAACCTCATCAAGGAGGCCGTGCGAAGACTTCAGCGAGCCGTCGCTGCCGTTGCAGCCACGAGCCCAGTGGGCGCCGCTGGGCCGGGAGGCGGCCGCAGCGGACCAGACCCTGTTTCCCTGCAGCCTTCTGGCGCTTTGCACTGA